A stretch of DNA from Serinibacter arcticus:
TCTTGGTGACCGCCAGCTGTCCGGGGGCAGGTCGGTTCACGTAGGTGCAGTCGACCCGGTCGCCCGGGGCGACGCCGGTGATGCCCTGCGCGCCCGGGCCGGTCAGCGTCGTCGTCGCGGTGGTGCCGTCGAGGTGGGTGACGACGCACTGCGCGCTCTGGAAGACGTAACCGGGCTGCATCGTCTCGCTGACGGTGACCGTCGCCCGGCTCGTCGTGCTGCCGAAGGTGTAGTCCCAGGTGGCGGTGCCGGACGTCGCCGTCTGCTGGGTCGCCGCCTGGGTGCCGGCCACGATCGTGCCGGTCGTGGCGGCCACGCTTGACGTCACGTTCCAGCCGGGCCGTGGCGCCGGGTTCGCCCCCGCACCGTCGGTGACGAGCTTCGTGATGCTCACCTGGGCCGCCACCGGGGAGTTGTAGATGCGGCACTCCACGCTCTGGCCACCGGTGGGAATCGTGATCGACCCGGTGGTGCCGTTGCCCTGGGACCGCTGCACGCCGTCGACGAGACAGCGGTAGCTGCTGACGTACTGGTTCAGGTTCGTGGTGCCTGACGCCGTCTCGCCGAACGTCAGGGCGACGTTGCGGACCGTCGGGAGCGGTCCGATGCGCTGACCCTGGAGGCCGGACGCGTTGCCGGAGGTCGTCACGGTCCCGATCTGCGCGGCCCCCTGGGTAAGCGTCAGCGTGAACTGGTCGGTCGCGTTGACACGGCGGCCCTCGACGAACTTCTCGATCGTGATGGTCGGCGGCGAGGAGCAGGTCGACAGGTCCGTGCTGTCGCCGAGTCCGGTCGTCACGTCGGTCGTCGGGTTCTGGGTCCATCCCGGCATGTCGTACGAGCGCATGGTCGTCGTCGAGGCGAGGAACGCCTTGCCGCTCGCATCGAACGCGATGCCGTTGACGTTGGACATCGTGGTGAACGAGCGCGAGACCGACGAAGCGATCGCCCCACCGCTGGCCGCCGCCAGATTCGCACTGGTGACGCTGTAGACGGTCGTCGAGGTGCCGTCGCCCCGGACGATGAAGAGGTTGCCGGTGGCGTCGAACGCGAAGTCGCCGTTGGCGTTGCCGCCCGATCCGGTCGAGACCGTGCCCTTGAGGGTGACGGCCGGATTCGCGGCGGGGTCGTACTGGTAGAGGCGGAAGCTGCCGGAGGAGGTGAAGCCGCCGAAGTAGTACAGCCCCGAGGAGAGGTCCACGGCGCCGCCGACCAGGTTCGAGCTGGTGTTGCCGCTGGTCGCACCAGTGCTCGACCACACCCCTGTCGTGACGTTGTAGCTGTAGATCGTGCCGCTCATGCTGGTGCCGCTACCGCTGCGCGCGATCGCGTAGACCGGCTGCCCGCCGGAACCGATGCCCAGGCCGTTGAACGAGCTCACGTTGGGGGCACGTGTTCCCTTGGGAGTGACGACGCCGCCCGGCGCGACCTGCTGGAGCTGCCCGTTGTCCGTGACGGAGTAGACGTAGCCCGCCTCGCAGAACGGTCGGTTGCTGGTCTGCCGCAGGACGAAGGTGCCCATGTCGAGCGTGCTGTCACTCCCCGTTCCCGACCAGGTGAGCGTGCTCGAGTCGACCCAGTCCGGCGAGCTGACCCACTCGTAGCCCGCGGGCGCGACGGCGGGGCGCACGCGGTGCCGACCGCCGGCCGTCACGGTCGTGGTGGAGGCGGGCGGCGTGACGCCCGGGGTCGGAGCGATCCACT
This window harbors:
- a CDS encoding SpaA isopeptide-forming pilin-related protein, coding for MRHARVYFDDRPGARHRGIAAIAAALLVVGLGVTSSSAATAELATAELSAVEATATEPAAEATPSSDATTADESAPAVDPAATAEPVPEVEPTAAATDAARGATPSAAPEAVAAPEPSSTDGAGALAVSPMAVVGAPDGATAPYVHWTAVDTAGNPVAGATFDFQRANGNSYAATSPIAVSDCVSGACAVADRDNDPGEYLVKWIAPTPGVTPPASTTTVTAGGRHRVRPAVAPAGYEWVSSPDWVDSSTLTWSGTGSDSTLDMGTFVLRQTSNRPFCEAGYVYSVTDNGQLQQVAPGGVVTPKGTRAPNVSSFNGLGIGSGGQPVYAIARSGSGTSMSGTIYSYNVTTGVWSSTGATSGNTSSNLVGGAVDLSSGLYYFGGFTSSGSFRLYQYDPAANPAVTLKGTVSTGSGGNANGDFAFDATGNLFIVRGDGTSTTVYSVTSANLAAASGGAIASSVSRSFTTMSNVNGIAFDASGKAFLASTTTMRSYDMPGWTQNPTTDVTTGLGDSTDLSTCSSPPTITIEKFVEGRRVNATDQFTLTLTQGAAQIGTVTTSGNASGLQGQRIGPLPTVRNVALTFGETASGTTNLNQYVSSYRCLVDGVQRSQGNGTTGSITIPTGGQSVECRIYNSPVAAQVSITKLVTDGAGANPAPRPGWNVTSSVAATTGTIVAGTQAATQQTATSGTATWDYTFGSTTSRATVTVSETMQPGYVFQSAQCVVTHLDGTTATTTLTGPGAQGITGVAPGDRVDCTYVNRPAPGQLAVTKILDASVPAGSGAIPFAGTYTCVLGGATVASGTWTVTGAGAAVLTPAATSVAAGASCTVTETPPTASQGLPNSSYVWGAPQVGPAVTIASGTTSSISVTNSATRVRGAFQVTKVVPAGSTVDAGSTFSGQWRCTLGAEVVTGTWGPIAAGATWVSPSTAQIPTGAECAVTTETRAAAPVAADLSYRWAGDPAFSAPVQATTGTTLATVTVTNATARDLGAVVWSKVDGAGAALASSEWLLTGPGLPAAGLAVTDCVATAPTDCTGPDRDPAPGAFQLVDLLWGDYELVETRAPAGYQLGTTVHEFTIGPALTVDLGPIVNDQRGQPSLPLTGGLGSDSFAVGGGALLAAAAAVLLLFRRRRARP